Proteins from one Pseudomonas bijieensis genomic window:
- the ribE gene encoding 6,7-dimethyl-8-ribityllumazine synthase, with translation MTLKTIEGTFIAPKGRYALVVGRFNSFVVESLVGGAVDALVRHGVSESDITIIRAPGAFEIPLVAQKVAQKGEYAAIIALGAVIRGGTPHFEYVAGECTKGLAQVSMEFGVPVAFGVLTVDSIEQAIERSGTKAGNKGAEAALSALEMVSLLAQLEAK, from the coding sequence ATGACCCTGAAGACCATCGAAGGTACCTTCATCGCCCCTAAAGGCCGCTACGCTCTGGTAGTGGGCCGCTTCAACAGTTTCGTGGTCGAGAGCCTGGTTGGCGGTGCGGTCGATGCCCTGGTTCGCCATGGCGTGAGCGAAAGCGACATCACCATCATCCGTGCCCCTGGCGCCTTCGAGATTCCGCTGGTTGCGCAGAAAGTCGCTCAAAAGGGCGAATATGCGGCAATCATCGCCCTGGGCGCGGTCATTCGTGGCGGTACTCCGCACTTCGAATACGTGGCCGGCGAATGCACCAAGGGCCTGGCCCAGGTGTCCATGGAGTTCGGCGTGCCAGTCGCCTTCGGCGTTCTGACCGTTGATTCCATCGAGCAAGCCATCGAACGTTCCGGCACCAAGGCCGGTAACAAAGGTGCCGAAGCTGCCTTGTCCGCCCTGGAAATGGTCAGCCTG